The following proteins come from a genomic window of Achromobacter deleyi:
- a CDS encoding aldolase/citrate lyase family protein, with the protein MQLPANPFKRALREQRHQTGLWVTLANPNSAELVAGSGFDWLLLDTEHTPALLPTVMAQLQAVAPYPTHAVVRPTWNDNLQIKRYLDIGAQTLLLPYVQNADEARQAVAGTRYAPRGVRGVGGTVRATRYGRVADYMRHCENELCLLIQAETGEALEQLDAMAAVDGVDGIFIGPADLAASLGFPGEPGHPRVVAAVETAIARIRKAGKAPGVLTVDETLARRYMAAGSLFTAVGVDAALLARQCDQLAQRFAAPSAG; encoded by the coding sequence ATGCAACTTCCCGCCAATCCCTTCAAGCGCGCGCTGCGCGAACAGCGCCACCAGACCGGCCTGTGGGTCACGCTGGCCAATCCCAACAGCGCCGAGCTGGTGGCCGGCTCCGGCTTCGACTGGCTGCTGCTGGACACCGAGCATACGCCCGCGCTGCTGCCCACCGTCATGGCGCAACTGCAGGCGGTCGCGCCCTATCCCACCCACGCGGTGGTGCGCCCGACCTGGAACGACAACCTGCAGATCAAGCGCTACCTCGACATCGGCGCGCAGACCCTGCTGCTGCCGTACGTGCAGAACGCCGACGAGGCCCGCCAGGCCGTGGCCGGCACGCGTTACGCGCCGCGCGGCGTGCGCGGCGTCGGCGGCACGGTGCGCGCCACCCGCTACGGCCGCGTCGCCGACTACATGCGGCACTGCGAAAACGAACTGTGCCTGCTGATCCAGGCCGAGACCGGCGAAGCGCTGGAGCAGCTGGACGCCATGGCCGCGGTCGACGGCGTGGACGGCATCTTCATCGGCCCGGCCGACCTGGCCGCCAGTCTCGGGTTCCCCGGCGAGCCGGGCCACCCGCGCGTCGTCGCCGCCGTCGAAACCGCCATCGCCCGCATCCGCAAGGCGGGCAAGGCGCCCGGCGTGCTGACGGTGGACGAGACGCTGGCGCGGCGCTACATGGCGGCGGGCAGCCTGTTCACGGCGGTGGGCGTGGATGCCGCCCTGCTGGCGCGGCAGTGCGACCAGCTGGCGCAGCGCTTCGCCGCGCCAAGCGCCGGGTAG
- the hpaH gene encoding 2-oxo-hept-4-ene-1,7-dioate hydratase has translation MLNDAQRQQAAALLIEAERTGVPTTQLDQAFPGIEIADAYAIQQHIIASKLAAGARLRGHKIGLTSKAMQSTVGINEPDYGHLLDTMFFQDGDTIATEKLIVPRVEVELAFVLGKPLRGPDVTLFDVLDATDYVAPALELIDGRSKYPRRIVDNIADNAACAGIILGGRPVKPLEVDLRWVAALLLKNGVIEESGVSAAVLGHPAMGIVWLANKLAAHDTGLEAGHIVLAGSFTRTVAVAKGDTIHADYGPLGSISVHFS, from the coding sequence ATGTTGAACGACGCACAACGCCAACAGGCCGCCGCCCTGCTGATCGAGGCCGAGCGCACCGGCGTGCCCACCACGCAGCTGGACCAGGCCTTTCCCGGCATCGAGATCGCCGACGCCTATGCCATCCAGCAGCACATCATCGCCAGCAAGCTGGCCGCCGGCGCGCGCCTGCGCGGCCACAAGATCGGCCTGACCTCCAAGGCCATGCAGAGCACCGTCGGCATCAACGAGCCCGACTACGGCCACCTGCTCGACACCATGTTCTTCCAGGACGGCGACACCATCGCCACCGAAAAACTGATCGTGCCGCGCGTCGAGGTCGAGCTGGCCTTCGTGCTCGGCAAGCCGCTGCGGGGTCCGGACGTGACCCTGTTCGACGTGCTCGACGCCACCGACTACGTGGCGCCGGCGCTGGAGCTGATCGACGGCCGCAGCAAATACCCGCGCCGCATCGTCGACAACATCGCCGACAACGCCGCCTGCGCCGGCATCATCCTGGGCGGCCGCCCGGTCAAGCCGCTGGAGGTCGACCTGCGCTGGGTCGCGGCGCTGCTGCTCAAGAACGGCGTGATCGAGGAATCGGGCGTGTCGGCCGCGGTGCTCGGCCATCCGGCCATGGGCATCGTCTGGCTGGCCAACAAGCTGGCGGCGCACGACACCGGGCTGGAAGCCGGCCACATCGTGCTGGCCGGCTCCTTCACCCGCACCGTGGCGGTGGCCAAGGGCGACACCATCCATGCCGACTACGGCCCGCTGGGCAGCATCTCGGTGCACTTTTCCTGA
- a CDS encoding fumarylacetoacetate hydrolase family protein, with product MKFLSFEHQGRAGFGLLRGDAVVDLGGQGHADLQAAVAAGALPRLTAAAEPLDATLPLAALTLLPPIAHPGKIICVGVNYGHRNEEYKDGSAPPQYPSVFPRFPESFVGHGQPLLRPPESEQLDYEGEIAIVIGKAGRRIAAEDAWSHIAGLTCLNEGTVRDWLRHGKFNVTQGKNWDASGSMGPWLVSADAFDPQAPLTVTTRVNGEVRQHDSTANLMFPFAELIRYISIWTTLKPGDVISTGTPIGAGVRFDPPRFLKPGDVVEVEVSGIGTLSNPVADEAAARS from the coding sequence ATGAAATTCCTGTCCTTTGAACATCAGGGCCGCGCCGGTTTCGGCCTGCTGCGCGGCGACGCCGTGGTCGACCTGGGCGGCCAAGGCCACGCCGATCTGCAGGCGGCGGTGGCCGCGGGCGCACTGCCGCGCCTGACGGCGGCCGCCGAGCCCCTGGACGCCACGCTGCCGCTGGCGGCGCTGACCCTGCTGCCGCCCATCGCCCACCCCGGCAAGATCATCTGCGTGGGCGTCAACTACGGCCACCGCAACGAGGAATACAAGGACGGCAGCGCGCCGCCGCAATACCCCAGCGTATTCCCGCGCTTTCCCGAATCGTTCGTCGGCCATGGCCAGCCGCTGCTGCGCCCGCCCGAATCCGAGCAGCTCGACTACGAAGGCGAGATCGCCATCGTCATCGGCAAGGCCGGCCGCCGCATCGCCGCCGAGGACGCCTGGTCGCACATCGCCGGCCTGACCTGCCTGAACGAAGGCACGGTGCGCGACTGGCTGCGCCACGGCAAGTTCAACGTGACGCAGGGCAAGAACTGGGATGCCAGCGGCTCCATGGGACCGTGGCTGGTCAGCGCCGACGCCTTCGATCCGCAGGCGCCGCTGACGGTCACCACCCGCGTCAACGGCGAGGTGCGCCAGCACGACAGCACCGCCAACCTGATGTTCCCGTTCGCCGAACTGATCCGCTACATCTCGATCTGGACCACGCTCAAGCCGGGCGACGTCATCTCGACCGGCACCCCCATCGGCGCCGGCGTGCGCTTCGATCCGCCGCGCTTTCTCAAGCCCGGCGACGTGGTCGAGGTGGAAGTTTCCGGCATCGGCACGCTCTCCAACCCCGTGGCCGACGAAGCGGCCGCGCGCTCCTGA
- a CDS encoding amidohydrolase family protein: MPQYLPFNPHPTAPARRLPPGACDSQFHVFGPADRYPVRPGAAYEMPSATIETALGLHRLLGIARGVIVQATTYGADHQVVLDGLAAAGPGYRGCANALVLAERDDAYIARLHDAGVRGARFTRQGLGISMEPAVFDRAIARIRELGWYAKFQPEPDGMMAQVAQFERLDIPVLIDHMGRADPTAGAADPTRRALLELLARGNFWVMLSLTEKLSRSGPPWDDVVPLAQALIAANPDRVVWGSDWPHPVSVKQPPDEGRLVDQLVRYAGDDATLKKILVDNPARLFGFDA; encoded by the coding sequence ATGCCGCAATACCTGCCCTTCAACCCGCATCCCACCGCGCCGGCGCGGCGCCTGCCGCCGGGCGCCTGCGACAGCCAGTTCCACGTGTTCGGCCCCGCCGACCGTTATCCGGTGCGCCCCGGCGCCGCCTATGAAATGCCCAGCGCCACCATCGAAACCGCGCTGGGCCTGCACCGCCTGCTCGGCATCGCGCGCGGCGTGATCGTCCAGGCCACCACCTACGGCGCCGACCATCAGGTGGTGCTGGATGGCCTGGCCGCGGCCGGCCCCGGCTATCGCGGCTGCGCCAACGCGCTGGTGCTGGCCGAGCGCGACGACGCCTACATCGCCCGGCTGCACGACGCCGGCGTGCGCGGCGCGCGCTTCACGCGGCAGGGCCTGGGCATCAGCATGGAACCGGCCGTGTTCGACCGCGCCATCGCCCGCATCCGCGAGCTGGGCTGGTACGCCAAGTTCCAGCCCGAGCCCGACGGCATGATGGCCCAGGTAGCGCAGTTCGAGCGCCTGGACATCCCGGTGCTGATCGACCACATGGGCCGCGCCGATCCCACCGCCGGCGCCGCCGATCCCACCCGCCGCGCGCTGCTGGAACTGCTGGCGCGCGGCAACTTCTGGGTGATGCTGTCGCTGACCGAAAAACTGTCGCGCAGCGGCCCCCCCTGGGACGACGTGGTGCCGCTGGCGCAGGCGCTGATCGCCGCCAACCCCGATCGCGTGGTCTGGGGCAGCGACTGGCCGCACCCGGTGTCGGTCAAGCAGCCGCCCGACGAAGGCCGCCTGGTGGACCAGCTGGTCCGCTACGCCGGCGACGACGCCACGCTCAAGAAAATCCTGGTCGACAACCCGGCCCGCCTCTTTGGATTCGACGCATGA
- a CDS encoding RidA family protein, translated as MTPQSTRQSIYAEGFSHKNPIPAACRVGNMLYSGSIQGTDPASGAYGDTLERQCELMFDHVRRIVEAGGGSLAHVAKMTVWMRDRGQRAALNAVWLRAFPDPADRPARHTMQADLDGDKLIECDFVAVLD; from the coding sequence ATGACACCACAAAGCACACGACAGAGCATCTACGCCGAAGGCTTCAGCCACAAGAACCCCATCCCCGCCGCCTGCCGCGTCGGCAACATGCTGTATTCGGGCAGCATCCAGGGCACCGACCCCGCCAGCGGCGCCTATGGCGACACGCTGGAGCGGCAGTGCGAACTGATGTTCGACCACGTGCGCCGCATCGTCGAGGCCGGCGGCGGCTCGCTCGCGCACGTCGCCAAGATGACCGTGTGGATGCGCGACCGCGGCCAACGCGCCGCGCTCAACGCCGTCTGGCTGCGCGCCTTTCCCGACCCCGCCGACCGGCCCGCGCGCCACACCATGCAGGCCGACCTGGACGGCGACAAGCTGATCGAGTGCGACTTCGTCGCCGTGCTGGACTGA
- a CDS encoding Bug family tripartite tricarboxylate transporter substrate binding protein — translation MTPLAKAGAALALMAATTLAHAAWPDKPVKIVVPYPPGGNVDVAARLISPGLQAAFGQPFIVENKPGAGGMIAGEQVARSAPDGYTLFMAANGPLLFSPLIFKRQAYKWDKDFEPISSVSYTPLVLQVRPGLPVKDLGELLALARKEPGKLNMASPGAGTTNHLVSELLQSLTGARWTTAQYKGNAPATTDLLGGQVDFNFDQISVSLPYIKEGRTRGLAVTTAKRVPSLPDIPTFAEAGVPGMEAATFTGLLAPKGTPPEVLARLSQALEKILSQPEIIQRFQELGADAQASSPADFTRYLAAEDARWTPIIERAGITAN, via the coding sequence ATGACCCCGCTTGCAAAGGCTGGCGCCGCCCTGGCGCTGATGGCCGCGACCACGCTGGCCCACGCCGCCTGGCCCGACAAACCCGTGAAGATCGTGGTGCCCTACCCGCCCGGCGGCAACGTCGACGTGGCCGCGCGCCTGATCAGCCCCGGCCTGCAGGCCGCCTTCGGCCAGCCCTTCATCGTCGAGAACAAGCCTGGCGCCGGCGGCATGATCGCCGGCGAACAGGTGGCGCGCTCGGCGCCCGACGGCTACACGCTGTTCATGGCCGCCAACGGTCCGCTGCTGTTCAGCCCGCTGATCTTCAAGCGCCAGGCCTACAAGTGGGACAAGGATTTCGAGCCCATCAGTTCGGTGTCCTACACGCCGCTGGTGCTGCAGGTGCGGCCCGGGCTGCCCGTGAAGGACCTGGGCGAACTGCTGGCGCTGGCCAGGAAGGAACCCGGCAAGCTCAACATGGCCTCGCCCGGCGCCGGCACCACCAACCACCTGGTGAGCGAACTGCTGCAATCGCTGACCGGCGCGCGCTGGACCACCGCGCAATACAAGGGCAACGCGCCCGCCACCACCGACCTGCTGGGCGGCCAGGTGGACTTCAACTTCGACCAGATCTCGGTGTCGCTGCCCTACATCAAGGAAGGCCGCACCCGCGGCCTGGCCGTCACCACCGCCAAGCGCGTGCCGTCGCTGCCCGACATCCCCACCTTCGCCGAGGCCGGCGTGCCGGGCATGGAAGCGGCCACCTTCACCGGCTTGCTGGCGCCCAAGGGCACGCCGCCCGAGGTGCTGGCGCGCCTGAGCCAGGCGCTGGAAAAGATCCTGAGCCAGCCCGAGATCATCCAGCGTTTCCAGGAACTGGGCGCCGACGCCCAGGCCAGCTCGCCCGCCGATTTCACCCGCTACCTGGCCGCCGAGGATGCGCGCTGGACGCCCATCATCGAGCGCGCGGGCATCACCGCCAACTAA
- a CDS encoding flavin reductase family protein, with translation MRIAAPELSPEQTYKLMSGIVVPRPIAWISTLGPGGKVNLAPFSCFTFVSNTPPMLGINIGRKAGRRKDTANNILEHGHFVVNIGNASLLDAIHDSAEEHPPQVSEAELLHLEVLAGEHIATPRLAAAPVSLECTLHSVIPFGDTGAEFFVGEVKLFHIRDGLARDGKIDTTQLDPVCRIGGPNYALLGPLVTKRALRQTPKSVMGKDAA, from the coding sequence ATGCGTATCGCCGCCCCGGAACTCAGCCCCGAACAGACCTACAAGCTCATGAGCGGCATCGTGGTGCCGCGCCCGATCGCCTGGATCAGCACGCTGGGGCCGGGCGGCAAGGTCAACCTGGCGCCGTTCAGCTGCTTCACCTTCGTCTCGAACACGCCGCCGATGCTGGGCATCAACATCGGCCGCAAGGCCGGCCGGCGCAAGGACACCGCCAACAACATCCTGGAGCATGGCCATTTCGTGGTGAACATCGGCAACGCCAGCCTGCTCGACGCCATCCATGACAGCGCCGAGGAGCATCCGCCGCAGGTCAGCGAGGCCGAGCTGTTGCACCTGGAGGTGCTGGCGGGCGAACACATCGCCACGCCGCGCCTGGCGGCGGCGCCGGTCAGCCTGGAATGCACGCTGCACAGCGTGATTCCGTTCGGCGACACGGGCGCCGAGTTCTTCGTGGGCGAGGTCAAGCTGTTCCACATCCGCGACGGGCTGGCTCGCGATGGCAAGATCGATACCACCCAGCTCGATCCGGTGTGCCGCATCGGCGGGCCGAACTACGCGTTGCTGGGGCCGCTGGTGACCAAGCGGGCGCTGCGCCAGACGCCCAAGTCCGTCATGGGCAAGGACGCGGCATGA
- a CDS encoding IclR family transcriptional regulator: MNPPDATADEALPGAQTVRRAMAILRLVACGQERGVRLIDLERMSGLNRPTVHRLLKTLIQEGAVEQDAATRRYLIGPEISLLGLARTRRFPLLTIADPYLAELADQVGDTVFLSVRHGHDSICIGRKTGHHPIQVLSIEVGVRRPLGLGVSGVALLSCLPEAESGAIVQANTARLAVAGERAEDILARVAQARACGIAHAPAGLMPGTSAVAVPIRAESGEPLGAVTVTAMAERLAGGRLAQVVERMRDRAQAIARRHAEVSERRR, from the coding sequence ATGAATCCGCCAGACGCCACCGCCGACGAGGCGCTGCCGGGCGCGCAGACGGTGCGCCGGGCCATGGCCATCCTGCGGCTGGTGGCCTGTGGCCAGGAACGGGGCGTGCGCCTGATCGACCTGGAGCGCATGTCGGGGTTGAACCGGCCCACCGTGCATCGCCTGCTCAAGACGCTGATCCAGGAAGGCGCGGTGGAGCAGGACGCGGCCACGCGCCGCTACCTGATCGGCCCGGAAATCAGCCTGCTGGGCCTGGCGCGCACGCGCCGCTTCCCCCTGTTGACGATCGCCGATCCCTATCTGGCGGAACTGGCCGACCAGGTCGGCGACACGGTGTTCCTGAGCGTGCGGCATGGGCACGATTCGATCTGCATCGGCCGCAAGACCGGCCATCATCCGATCCAGGTGCTGTCGATCGAAGTGGGCGTGCGGCGGCCGCTGGGGCTGGGCGTGTCGGGCGTGGCGTTGCTGTCATGCCTGCCCGAGGCCGAGAGCGGCGCCATCGTGCAGGCCAACACTGCGCGCCTGGCGGTGGCGGGAGAACGCGCCGAAGACATCCTGGCGCGGGTCGCGCAGGCGCGCGCCTGCGGCATCGCCCACGCGCCCGCCGGCTTGATGCCCGGCACCAGCGCGGTGGCCGTGCCGATCCGCGCCGAAAGCGGCGAGCCGCTGGGCGCGGTGACCGTCACGGCGATGGCCGAACGCCTGGCCGGCGGCCGGCTGGCGCAGGTGGTCGAACGCATGCGCGACCGCGCCCAGGCGATCGCGCGGCGCCATGCCGAAGTGAGCGAGCGGCGGCGTTGA
- a CDS encoding GNAT family N-acetyltransferase — protein MHTPPATPSVTLRRLRADDVPMILALESDPEVMRHSTGVKPATQARRQELLDWLRTHPDDIGHWAVVGPDGVAVGWISLTRLEDTGALQLAYRLQRAAWGYGYATQAARQLCDYAWRTLDSAELLAVTWPDNLGSQRVLEKLGFTFRAIETHYGRDTRVYVLARPPG, from the coding sequence ATGCACACCCCGCCGGCCACCCCGAGCGTCACCCTGCGCCGCCTGCGCGCGGACGACGTGCCCATGATCCTGGCCCTGGAATCCGATCCCGAGGTCATGCGCCACAGCACCGGCGTCAAGCCCGCCACGCAGGCGCGCCGCCAGGAACTGCTGGACTGGTTGCGCACGCATCCCGATGACATCGGCCATTGGGCGGTGGTCGGCCCCGACGGCGTCGCGGTCGGCTGGATCAGCCTGACGCGGCTGGAGGACACCGGCGCGCTGCAACTGGCCTACCGCCTGCAACGCGCCGCCTGGGGATACGGCTATGCCACCCAGGCGGCGCGCCAGTTATGCGACTACGCCTGGCGCACGCTCGACAGCGCGGAGCTGCTGGCCGTCACCTGGCCCGACAACCTGGGCTCGCAGCGCGTGCTGGAGAAACTGGGCTTCACCTTCCGCGCCATCGAAACGCACTACGGCCGCGACACCCGCGTCTACGTGCTGGCGCGTCCCCCAGGCTGA
- a CDS encoding nucleotidyltransferase domain-containing protein: MTSILHAHPIDPAIRERVMATLEHIEQRHDVRVLLACESGSRGWGFASPDSDYDVRFLYVHKLDWYLRVAPQRDVIELPIDDELDVSGWELRKALQLLRGSNPTLFEWLDSPVLYRQDDATSAWLRHFRSEYFSHIKGRWHYVAMAGRNFRESLQGDTVRLKKYLYVLRPVLAAQWIDSGRGIPPMRFADLADVMVTDPALRDEINALLAIKMQAGEAEHGPRFPLIHAYLETTLPTLEKAPFFDRPDGQTERLDRFLYEVVTGAPLTY, encoded by the coding sequence ATGACCTCGATCCTGCACGCCCACCCCATCGATCCGGCCATCCGCGAACGCGTCATGGCGACCCTGGAACACATCGAACAGCGTCACGATGTCCGCGTCCTGCTCGCCTGCGAATCCGGCAGCCGCGGCTGGGGCTTCGCCTCGCCCGACAGCGACTACGACGTGCGCTTCCTGTATGTGCACAAGCTGGACTGGTACCTGCGCGTGGCGCCGCAGCGCGACGTGATCGAGCTGCCCATCGACGACGAGCTGGACGTGTCCGGCTGGGAATTGCGCAAGGCGCTGCAACTGCTGCGCGGCTCCAACCCCACCCTGTTCGAATGGCTGGATTCGCCCGTGCTGTACCGCCAGGACGACGCCACCAGCGCCTGGCTGCGGCATTTCCGCAGCGAATATTTCTCGCACATCAAGGGCCGTTGGCATTATGTCGCCATGGCCGGCCGCAACTTCCGCGAGTCGCTGCAGGGCGACACCGTGCGGCTCAAGAAATACCTGTACGTGCTGCGTCCCGTGCTGGCCGCGCAATGGATCGACAGCGGCCGCGGCATCCCGCCGATGCGCTTTGCCGACCTGGCCGACGTCATGGTCACCGACCCCGCGCTGCGCGACGAGATCAACGCGCTGCTGGCCATCAAGATGCAGGCCGGCGAGGCCGAGCACGGCCCGCGCTTCCCGTTGATCCACGCCTACCTGGAAACGACGCTGCCGACCCTGGAAAAAGCGCCCTTCTTCGACCGGCCGGACGGCCAGACCGAACGACTGGACCGGTTCCTGTACGAGGTCGTGACCGGCGCCCCGCTGACGTACTGA
- a CDS encoding MarR family winged helix-turn-helix transcriptional regulator: MPPAIPAMLEPKHHALLDEAARRGLASSDGIQLCFQVLALAGAIDRDCAARLAPRQLSEGKFVLLFLLHGQAGGLSPHELAARAGVTRATVTGLLDGLERDGFVSRQPGQDDRRRITVTLTPKGRTAAARLFKEHAQWIGSLFDALSQAERRQLGDLLAKVWRGTDSGRAALAGDAP, translated from the coding sequence ATGCCACCCGCCATTCCCGCGATGCTGGAACCCAAGCACCATGCGCTGCTGGACGAGGCCGCCCGTCGCGGGCTGGCCTCGTCCGACGGCATCCAGTTGTGCTTCCAGGTGCTGGCCCTGGCCGGCGCCATCGACCGCGACTGCGCCGCCCGCCTGGCGCCGCGGCAGTTGTCCGAAGGCAAGTTCGTGCTGCTGTTCCTGCTGCACGGGCAGGCCGGCGGCCTGTCGCCACACGAACTGGCGGCGCGCGCGGGCGTGACCCGCGCCACGGTGACGGGCCTGCTCGACGGACTGGAGCGCGACGGCTTCGTGTCGCGCCAGCCGGGCCAGGACGACCGGCGCCGCATTACGGTGACGCTCACGCCCAAGGGCAGGACGGCGGCGGCGCGGCTGTTCAAGGAACATGCGCAGTGGATCGGCTCGCTGTTCGACGCCTTGTCGCAGGCCGAGCGGCGCCAGCTCGGCGACCTGCTGGCGAAGGTGTGGCGGGGCACCGACAGCGGACGCGCCGCGCTGGCCGGAGACGCGCCATGA
- a CDS encoding DNA alkylation repair protein, translating to MTAARRGVKDIGADRLAQLNAGAPATHLTECLAVDFALLMQALAPEVGADGIAAMRAAAALGISRRMALAARILHDGLGSAGFTRMAAQASDTARGWACFMIGAAPDLSPAQRLARIRPLADDAHFGVREWAWLAVRPALAADLDVAITQLQTWTTLPSERLRRFASEALRPRGVWCAHIAALKADPGRALPLLEPLRADAAVYVQDSVANWLNDASKDQPDWVRRVCARWLTHSPVAATQRICQRALRTIGA from the coding sequence ATGACGGCCGCCCGCCGCGGCGTCAAGGACATCGGCGCGGACCGCCTGGCGCAGCTGAACGCGGGCGCGCCGGCCACGCACCTGACCGAGTGCCTGGCGGTGGACTTTGCCTTGCTGATGCAGGCGCTGGCGCCCGAGGTCGGCGCCGATGGCATTGCCGCCATGCGGGCCGCGGCGGCGCTGGGCATCTCCAGGCGCATGGCGCTGGCGGCGCGCATCCTGCATGACGGGCTGGGTTCGGCCGGCTTCACGCGGATGGCGGCGCAGGCGTCGGACACCGCGCGGGGCTGGGCCTGCTTCATGATCGGGGCGGCGCCGGACCTCTCGCCGGCGCAGCGCCTGGCGCGCATCCGGCCGCTGGCCGACGATGCGCATTTCGGGGTGCGCGAATGGGCCTGGCTGGCCGTGCGGCCGGCGCTGGCGGCCGACCTGGACGTGGCCATCACGCAGCTGCAAACGTGGACGACACTGCCGTCCGAGCGCCTGCGGCGCTTTGCCAGCGAGGCGTTGCGGCCGCGCGGCGTCTGGTGCGCGCACATCGCTGCGCTGAAGGCGGACCCGGGGCGGGCGTTGCCGCTGCTGGAGCCGCTGCGCGCCGATGCGGCGGTCTATGTGCAGGATTCGGTGGCGAACTGGCTGAACGACGCCAGCAAGGACCAGCCGGACTGGGTCAGGAGGGTGTGCGCGCGCTGGCTGACGCACAGCCCGGTCGCCGCGACGCAGCGCATCTGCCAGCGCGCGCTGCGCACCATCGGGGCGTAA
- the gstA gene encoding glutathione transferase GstA — MKLYYAPGTCSLSPHIVLRELDLPFDLIRVDNRAKRTEDGRDFLAINPKGYVAALEIDGGQVLTEGPAISQYLADLRPEAGLAPPAGSWARSQLHEWLNFISAEIHGGFGPLFNRDLPEAARAWWQGRLEKRLDYVATALREREALVQDRYGLADIYLYAVLRWAPQLGVDLTRWPALVAFQRRIESRPAVQAALAAEARG, encoded by the coding sequence ATGAAACTCTATTACGCCCCCGGCACCTGCTCGCTGTCGCCCCACATCGTGCTGCGCGAACTCGACCTGCCGTTCGACCTGATCCGCGTCGACAACCGCGCCAAGCGCACCGAGGATGGCCGCGACTTCCTCGCCATCAATCCCAAGGGCTACGTGGCCGCGCTGGAAATCGACGGCGGCCAGGTGCTGACCGAAGGCCCCGCCATCAGCCAATACCTGGCCGACCTGCGGCCCGAAGCCGGCCTGGCCCCACCCGCCGGCAGCTGGGCCCGCAGCCAGTTGCACGAATGGCTGAACTTCATCTCGGCGGAAATCCACGGCGGTTTCGGCCCGCTGTTCAATCGCGACCTGCCCGAAGCGGCGCGCGCATGGTGGCAGGGGCGGCTGGAGAAGCGCCTGGATTATGTCGCCACCGCGCTGCGCGAGCGAGAGGCCCTGGTGCAGGATCGCTATGGCCTGGCTGATATCTACCTGTATGCGGTGTTGCGCTGGGCGCCACAGCTTGGCGTGGACCTGACGCGCTGGCCTGCCCTGGTGGCATTCCAGCGCCGCATCGAATCCCGCCCCGCCGTGCAGGCCGCGCTGGCGGCCGAAGCGCGGGGTTGA
- a CDS encoding retroviral-like aspartic protease family protein: MPLDRSALRQAVRFALIATALIATGCDSSTPVAPTAQSTNAPDPLRAPLERLGMQGIARGDLAKAEIQRALQQLATTPCNSQAMGALAPQLKAMGYRKEAAQALITFADECGNADGFLLSAVGDLLMIRDYPQAIAISNRLIADHPTDTRMRYTRAQAYSQTQQYEQALADYLEVIALSPNPRRLTSGVFTETAQAQARLGRHCEAASTVRMWMSLDPSRTQNPQGKRLVAEYERQRDCPASYASGKDTFPRKPDQVILASVEVNGKKGTFIVDTGASVVAITRVFAERAGIDYLGGRKIAVQTANGNTDVHTGMAKRIQIRQVAANQVPVVVQAGAESAFGPGVDGLLGQSFLSRFDTHFGPRQWSIAVPATDG; encoded by the coding sequence ATGCCGCTCGACCGGTCCGCCTTGCGCCAAGCGGTGCGCTTCGCCCTCATCGCCACGGCTCTGATCGCAACGGGTTGTGATTCCTCCACGCCCGTCGCCCCGACGGCGCAATCCACGAATGCGCCGGACCCGCTGCGCGCCCCGCTCGAACGGCTGGGCATGCAAGGCATCGCGCGCGGCGACCTGGCCAAGGCCGAGATCCAGCGGGCCCTGCAGCAACTGGCCACCACGCCCTGCAACAGCCAGGCCATGGGTGCCCTGGCGCCGCAGCTCAAGGCCATGGGTTACCGCAAGGAAGCGGCCCAGGCGTTGATCACGTTCGCCGACGAATGCGGCAATGCCGATGGCTTCCTGCTGTCCGCCGTGGGCGATCTGCTCATGATCCGGGACTATCCCCAGGCCATCGCCATTTCCAACCGCCTGATCGCGGACCATCCCACCGACACGCGCATGCGCTATACGCGGGCACAGGCATACAGCCAGACCCAGCAATACGAGCAGGCGCTGGCCGATTACCTGGAAGTCATTGCCCTGTCGCCCAATCCGCGGCGGCTGACCTCCGGCGTGTTCACCGAGACCGCCCAGGCGCAGGCCAGGCTCGGACGCCATTGCGAAGCGGCAAGCACGGTGCGCATGTGGATGTCGCTGGACCCCTCGCGCACGCAAAACCCGCAGGGCAAGCGGCTCGTCGCCGAGTACGAGCGCCAGCGCGACTGCCCCGCCTCCTATGCCTCGGGCAAGGATACGTTCCCCCGCAAACCCGACCAGGTCATCCTGGCCTCGGTCGAAGTCAATGGCAAGAAAGGCACGTTCATCGTCGACACCGGCGCCAGCGTGGTTGCCATCACCCGCGTCTTCGCCGAGCGTGCGGGCATCGATTACCTCGGGGGCCGCAAGATCGCGGTCCAGACGGCCAACGGCAACACCGACGTGCACACCGGCATGGCCAAACGCATCCAGATCCGTCAGGTCGCGGCCAACCAGGTTCCGGTCGTGGTCCAGGCCGGCGCCGAATCCGCGTTCGGTCCTGGCGTCGACGGCTTGCTGGGCCAATCGTTCCTGTCCCGTTTTGACACCCACTTCGGACCTCGCCAATGGTCCATCGCCGTGCCGGCGACGGATGGCTGA